Proteins encoded by one window of Bradyrhizobium sp. B097:
- a CDS encoding ankyrin repeat domain-containing protein, with protein MDRSPARLNLEHLKKQAKELIRLYRRQAPEAYARFRQALPGAAGRSDAQIAALDLRLHDAQSCVARDLGFASWPDLRRYVEAQLPPGKSKPDRMRRWLQLVYAADVDGTTDRAHPRVAMRMLTEDPDLVADDPYLACAIGDEETIRRTAASDPAWVNRPGGPLKLPPLVAVTHSSLLQIPEFQARLHRCARLLLEAGADPDQHISSRWPPGSLDTPDDGNPLSALYGAAGRNHDLALTRLLLEAGANPNDNESLYHSLEGSVTTGLLLKHGARIAGTNAMYKVLDEENVTALELLLRHGGDPNEPACNAPLTDCGSPLMWAIRRRRSRTCIAALLDAGADPHITTPDGLGAYRYALRFGLTEVAELLRERTGDETLADDEQFIAACSSGDEDEARRIQAARPDLPGSLSPTQLRLLPELAAAGGDDAVRLMVKLGWPIAVRGGDWDASALNHAVFHGNAGLARFLLEHGAGWTEQHGFGDNASGTLSWASCNEPVSGGDWAGCAQALLDHGMPRAIPDHNDPEWVLLAGRRKLFSDEVRDVLLGEAA; from the coding sequence ATGGACCGATCGCCCGCGCGATTGAATCTCGAACATCTGAAGAAGCAGGCCAAGGAGCTCATTCGCCTTTACCGGCGACAGGCCCCGGAGGCTTACGCCCGTTTCCGGCAGGCGCTTCCGGGTGCGGCCGGGCGCAGCGACGCGCAGATCGCCGCACTTGATCTGCGGCTCCACGACGCGCAGTCCTGCGTGGCGCGCGATCTCGGCTTCGCCTCATGGCCGGACCTGCGGCGCTATGTCGAAGCCCAATTGCCGCCTGGTAAGAGCAAGCCCGACCGGATGCGGCGATGGCTGCAGCTGGTCTATGCCGCAGACGTCGACGGCACCACCGATCGCGCCCATCCGCGCGTCGCAATGCGGATGCTCACCGAGGATCCCGATCTTGTGGCCGATGATCCCTATCTCGCCTGCGCCATCGGCGACGAAGAGACGATACGGCGCACTGCGGCCAGTGATCCCGCATGGGTCAACCGTCCCGGTGGTCCCCTGAAGCTGCCGCCGTTGGTTGCGGTCACGCATTCCAGCCTGCTGCAGATTCCGGAATTTCAGGCACGGCTGCATCGCTGCGCGCGCCTGCTGCTTGAGGCCGGCGCCGATCCCGACCAGCACATCAGCAGCCGTTGGCCGCCCGGATCGCTCGACACGCCCGACGACGGCAATCCGCTGTCGGCGCTGTATGGCGCCGCCGGACGCAACCACGATCTCGCGCTGACCAGGCTGCTGCTCGAAGCGGGCGCCAATCCGAACGACAATGAATCGCTGTACCACTCGCTCGAAGGCTCCGTGACCACAGGCCTGCTGCTCAAGCACGGCGCGCGGATCGCGGGCACCAACGCGATGTACAAGGTGCTCGACGAGGAGAACGTGACGGCGCTCGAATTGCTGCTGCGGCATGGCGGCGATCCGAACGAGCCGGCCTGCAACGCGCCGTTGACGGATTGCGGATCGCCGCTGATGTGGGCGATCCGGCGGCGGCGATCGCGGACATGCATCGCGGCCTTGCTCGACGCCGGCGCGGATCCACACATCACGACACCGGACGGTCTCGGCGCCTACCGGTACGCGCTGCGGTTCGGCTTGACCGAGGTCGCCGAGCTGCTGCGGGAGCGCACCGGCGACGAGACGCTTGCCGATGACGAGCAGTTCATCGCGGCGTGCAGCAGCGGCGACGAGGACGAAGCGCGGCGGATCCAGGCCGCCCGACCAGATCTTCCGGGATCGCTTTCTCCAACGCAGTTGCGGTTGCTTCCCGAGCTCGCCGCGGCAGGCGGCGACGATGCGGTGCGGCTAATGGTCAAGCTCGGCTGGCCCATCGCGGTGCGCGGCGGCGATTGGGATGCCTCGGCGCTCAATCATGCGGTGTTCCACGGCAATGCCGGGCTGGCACGCTTCCTGCTCGAGCACGGCGCTGGCTGGACCGAGCAGCACGGCTTCGGCGACAACGCGTCCGGAACCTTGTCGTGGGCGTCCTGCAATGAACCGGTCAGTGGCGGTGATTGGGCCGGCTGCGCGCAGGCCCTGCTCGATCACGGCATGCCGCGCGCCATTCCGGATCACAACGATCCGGAATGGGTGCTGCTGGCCGGCCGCAGAAAACTGTTCTCCGACGAGGTCAGGGACGTTCTGCTCGGCGAAGCTGCCTGA
- a CDS encoding peptidoglycan-binding domain-containing protein, which produces MPRQTLDDDETPRRRRGAKAVAIAAEEERGLVLRLLLHSPKDLVAGVLALSAIVAILINALFLQAGRHPSPMFGGSVVTLPPPAPAAAATSPIPRPRPAEAAARSIEPAAVEPSKPVDVKPVETKPAESRSVEAKPAEPKVESKPVDPMANLVLKSTVAPPAAAPSPAAAPSGIIRPPAPIPTQHLSPAGKRIAAVQRTLTEYGYGQLKPTGTIGADTQHAIAKFERARKLPVTGQMSDRLVRELSAMIGHSID; this is translated from the coding sequence GTGCCTAGACAGACTTTGGATGACGACGAAACGCCGCGCCGTCGCCGCGGCGCCAAGGCGGTGGCCATCGCGGCCGAAGAGGAACGTGGCCTCGTCCTGCGCCTGCTGCTGCATAGCCCGAAGGATCTGGTTGCGGGCGTGCTGGCATTGTCCGCCATTGTTGCGATCCTGATCAACGCTCTGTTCCTGCAGGCTGGCCGTCATCCGTCGCCGATGTTCGGCGGCTCGGTGGTGACGCTGCCGCCGCCGGCTCCGGCTGCCGCCGCCACCAGTCCGATTCCGCGCCCGCGTCCGGCCGAGGCCGCCGCCCGATCGATCGAGCCCGCTGCCGTGGAACCATCAAAGCCGGTCGACGTGAAGCCGGTGGAGACCAAGCCCGCCGAGTCCAGGTCCGTTGAAGCCAAGCCGGCCGAACCTAAGGTCGAGTCCAAGCCGGTCGATCCGATGGCCAACCTGGTGCTGAAGTCGACCGTCGCGCCGCCGGCGGCCGCGCCGTCCCCGGCCGCCGCGCCGTCCGGCATCATTCGTCCGCCGGCGCCGATCCCGACACAACATCTGAGCCCGGCCGGCAAGCGTATCGCAGCGGTCCAGCGGACGCTGACCGAATATGGCTACGGTCAGCTCAAGCCGACCGGCACGATCGGCGCCGATACCCAGCACGCGATCGCGAAGTTCGAGCGCGCGCGCAAGCTGCCGGTGACCGGCCAGATGTCCGATCGCCTGGTGCGCGAGCTCAGCGCGATGATCGGGCATTCGATCGACTAG
- a CDS encoding LysR family transcriptional regulator, whose translation MDIRELRYFAAVYRERNLTAAAKRCFISQPSISAAITHLEAELGTTLFIRHKKGMAPTESAAQFHGIARRIIDEADAARNLFRKPATRQPLTLGLLRTLDQARTIALLKPLTANADLALRLVGANEKADARIVAKSMINAGEHFIPLWSERYVAALPPSHPLTLKETLRTTDFAGVAMIDRCHCEQQEFFKRTSPPRKPVAIAESEEWAMALVAAGVGVAIVPEGVARGNPDVAVRAIEIDVTRQVGLAYPSRHPPSDALKEFIASLPRQASSRGVKSARKAKRT comes from the coding sequence ATGGATATCCGCGAACTCCGCTATTTCGCCGCGGTCTACCGCGAGCGCAACCTGACCGCTGCGGCGAAGCGCTGCTTCATCTCGCAGCCGTCGATCTCGGCGGCGATCACCCATCTCGAGGCCGAGCTCGGCACCACGCTGTTCATCCGGCACAAGAAGGGCATGGCGCCGACCGAATCCGCCGCGCAGTTTCACGGCATCGCCCGCAGGATCATCGACGAGGCGGACGCGGCACGAAACCTGTTTCGCAAGCCTGCGACAAGACAGCCGCTGACGCTCGGCCTGCTGCGGACGCTCGATCAGGCGCGGACGATCGCGCTGCTGAAGCCGCTGACGGCCAATGCCGATCTCGCGCTTAGGCTGGTCGGCGCAAATGAGAAGGCTGATGCGCGGATCGTCGCCAAGTCGATGATCAACGCCGGCGAGCACTTCATCCCGCTCTGGAGCGAGCGCTACGTCGCGGCATTGCCGCCGTCGCATCCGCTTACCCTGAAGGAGACGCTGCGGACCACCGACTTCGCGGGCGTTGCGATGATCGATCGCTGCCATTGCGAGCAGCAGGAATTCTTCAAGCGCACGTCGCCGCCGCGCAAGCCGGTGGCAATCGCGGAATCGGAGGAATGGGCGATGGCGCTGGTCGCGGCCGGGGTTGGCGTTGCGATCGTCCCCGAAGGCGTCGCGCGCGGCAATCCGGATGTGGCGGTGCGTGCGATCGAGATCGACGTGACGCGCCAGGTCGGCCTCGCCTACCCCTCGAGGCACCCACCCTCCGATGCGCTGAAGGAGTTCATCGCAAGCTTGCCGCGGCAGGCGAGCAGCCGCGGGGTCAAATCAGCGCGGAAAGCGAAGCGGACCTAG
- a CDS encoding MBL fold metallo-hydrolase: MRIHHLNTGTMCPIGKRLVNGSGSIFQRARMVCHCLLIESNDGLVLVDTGIGLDDIGDPPRLGRKWVRQTTPRLDPAETAVRQVKALGFSPDDVRHLLLTHLDRDHAGGVPDFPKAKVHVDRKEYDMAVTHQVAPPEGRYITAQWMHGPDWAFYGAGGGEDWFGFKGVRALGDREPDILMIPLPGHTLGHCGIAVRDKDKWLLHAGDAYFHHAQLDARPRIPLVLGMFQRRADMDRATRIQNQERLRQLKAAHGSDVTIVNSHDPVDYETCRCARHAR; encoded by the coding sequence ATGCGCATCCACCATCTCAACACCGGCACAATGTGCCCGATCGGCAAGCGGCTCGTGAATGGCAGCGGCAGCATCTTCCAGCGCGCCCGGATGGTCTGTCACTGCCTGCTCATCGAGAGCAATGACGGCCTCGTGCTGGTCGATACCGGCATCGGGCTCGACGACATCGGCGACCCGCCGCGGCTGGGGCGCAAATGGGTGCGGCAGACGACGCCGCGGCTCGATCCGGCCGAAACGGCCGTCCGTCAGGTGAAGGCGCTCGGCTTCTCGCCCGACGATGTGCGGCATCTGCTGCTGACGCATCTCGATCGCGACCATGCCGGCGGCGTGCCGGACTTTCCGAAGGCCAAGGTGCATGTCGATCGCAAGGAGTACGACATGGCGGTGACGCATCAGGTCGCGCCGCCGGAAGGCCGCTACATCACGGCGCAGTGGATGCACGGGCCGGACTGGGCGTTCTACGGCGCCGGCGGGGGCGAGGATTGGTTCGGCTTCAAGGGCGTGCGCGCGCTCGGCGATCGCGAGCCGGATATCCTGATGATCCCGCTGCCGGGCCACACGCTCGGCCATTGCGGCATCGCGGTGCGCGACAAGGATAAATGGCTGCTGCACGCCGGCGATGCCTATTTCCACCACGCGCAGCTCGATGCCCGGCCGCGGATCCCGCTGGTGCTCGGCATGTTCCAGCGCCGGGCGGACATGGATCGCGCGACGCGCATCCAGAACCAGGAACGGCTGCGCCAGCTGAAGGCGGCGCATGGTTCTGATGTCACGATCGTCAACAGCCACGATCCCGTCGATTACGAGACCTGCCGTTGCGCCCGGCACGCGCGCTAG
- a CDS encoding SufE family protein, whose product MTTIDEIRDNFALLDEWDDRYRYVIELGRTLEPLSEAEHSAENKVQGCVSQVWLSKRVDRDANGEPRLNYVGDSDAHIVRGLVAIVLTLFSGHTPKDILATDALALFDEFGFRDHLTPQRSNGLRSMVDRIRNDAREALASAA is encoded by the coding sequence ATGACGACGATCGACGAAATCAGGGACAATTTTGCGCTGCTGGACGAGTGGGACGACCGTTACCGCTATGTCATCGAGCTCGGCCGCACGCTGGAGCCGTTGTCGGAGGCGGAGCACTCGGCCGAGAACAAGGTGCAGGGTTGCGTCAGCCAGGTCTGGCTGTCCAAGCGGGTCGATCGCGATGCTAACGGCGAACCGCGCCTGAACTATGTCGGCGACAGCGACGCCCACATCGTGCGCGGCCTGGTCGCGATCGTGCTGACGCTGTTTTCCGGCCACACGCCGAAGGACATCCTCGCCACCGACGCGCTCGCGCTGTTCGACGAGTTCGGCTTCCGCGACCATCTGACGCCGCAGCGCTCCAACGGCCTCCGCTCGATGGTCGATCGCATCCGCAACGACGCGCGCGAGGCGCTGGCGTCCGCCGCGTAA
- a CDS encoding DUF2336 domain-containing protein produces MTLSRREGVDIRPTLLRVLTDLYVQASAHSADEERQFVELTSRLIDEVDDATRAAVRARLAIYPATPAEVMDKLGLRRAGPDQPVPAAAPIPAPALTALPAKIPTEAELRMAASLAMRPNDAAEISDMFFAASAKERAQILHNLQETPLKAAARIPAARAARAIHILEMAAFAEDLDNFTLELGEALILPSRIAADVVNDPGGEPLACAMRALDVSSAAFQRILMFLNPEAGSSVNYVYRLSRLYDRLSERSALVMLAAWRGSTMAVARAKYRSSLYDDERHRVRTTPSQTRPVVQPGSAPGIRNQKSGS; encoded by the coding sequence ATGACGCTCTCCCGCCGCGAGGGAGTCGACATCCGCCCCACTTTGCTGCGCGTCCTGACCGACCTGTATGTGCAGGCGAGCGCGCACTCCGCCGACGAAGAGCGCCAGTTCGTCGAGCTGACGTCGCGCCTGATCGACGAGGTCGACGACGCGACCCGCGCCGCCGTCCGCGCGCGGCTTGCGATCTATCCGGCAACGCCGGCCGAGGTCATGGACAAGCTCGGGTTGCGCCGCGCCGGTCCGGACCAGCCGGTGCCGGCTGCCGCGCCAATTCCCGCACCCGCGCTCACCGCGCTGCCCGCCAAGATCCCGACCGAGGCAGAGCTGCGGATGGCCGCGAGCCTTGCGATGCGACCGAACGATGCCGCCGAAATCTCCGACATGTTCTTTGCCGCCAGTGCGAAGGAACGCGCGCAGATCCTGCACAATCTGCAGGAGACGCCGCTGAAGGCCGCGGCGCGGATTCCCGCCGCCCGCGCCGCGCGCGCGATCCATATCCTGGAGATGGCGGCGTTTGCCGAGGACCTCGATAACTTCACGCTCGAACTCGGCGAGGCACTGATCCTGCCGTCGCGGATCGCAGCCGACGTTGTCAACGATCCCGGCGGCGAGCCGCTCGCCTGCGCGATGCGGGCGCTTGACGTCTCGAGCGCCGCGTTCCAGCGGATCCTGATGTTCCTCAATCCGGAAGCCGGCTCCTCGGTCAACTACGTCTATCGACTGTCGCGGCTCTACGATCGCCTGAGCGAGCGCTCCGCGCTGGTGATGCTGGCGGCATGGCGCGGCTCGACCATGGCGGTTGCGCGCGCCAAGTACCGCTCGTCGCTCTATGACGACGAGCGTCATCGCGTCCGCACGACGCCGTCGCAGACACGACCCGTCGTGCAGCCCGGCAGCGCGCCCGGCATTCGCAACCAGAAGTCTGGAAGCTAG
- a CDS encoding DUF1491 family protein, whose amino-acid sequence MRLKTSIWVAAYLRRCQTEGVFGAIRKKGAEEAGAVFVKVALMDGNAMLYAPAPQTVYDDSRPAERLFVPTAQQPVSEPSVEERLTKELRFDPDAWIVETEDRAGRHFLDLAKA is encoded by the coding sequence ATGCGATTGAAAACCAGCATATGGGTCGCGGCGTATCTGCGCCGCTGCCAAACCGAAGGCGTGTTCGGCGCGATCCGCAAGAAGGGCGCCGAAGAGGCCGGCGCCGTGTTCGTCAAGGTGGCGCTGATGGACGGCAACGCGATGCTGTATGCGCCGGCACCGCAGACGGTTTATGACGACAGCCGTCCGGCCGAGCGGCTGTTCGTGCCGACGGCGCAGCAGCCGGTGTCCGAGCCTTCGGTCGAGGAGCGATTGACCAAGGAGCTCCGCTTCGATCCCGATGCCTGGATCGTCGAGACCGAGGACCGCGCCGGGCGGCACTTTCTCGATCTGGCGAAGGCCTAG
- a CDS encoding MucR family transcriptional regulator, translating into MSDTSGKTPVELTANIVSAYLSNNPTPASDIPSLISQVHAALLRVSSGRADTPSEPAKPAVSMKKSITPEYLVCLEDGKRFKSLKRHLRTQYNMTPEQYRDKWGLPADYPMVAPNYAVARSQLAKKMGLGQQARKRK; encoded by the coding sequence ATGTCCGATACGTCAGGCAAAACGCCGGTCGAGCTGACCGCAAATATCGTTTCGGCCTATCTCAGCAACAATCCGACGCCGGCCTCGGACATTCCGAGCCTGATCAGCCAGGTCCACGCTGCGCTGCTGCGGGTGTCGAGCGGGCGCGCCGACACGCCGAGCGAGCCGGCCAAGCCGGCGGTGTCGATGAAGAAGTCGATCACGCCGGAATATCTGGTGTGTCTCGAAGACGGCAAGCGCTTCAAGTCGCTCAAGCGCCATCTGCGCACGCAGTACAACATGACGCCGGAGCAGTATCGCGACAAATGGGGCTTGCCGGCCGACTATCCGATGGTGGCGCCGAACTATGCGGTGGCCCGATCGCAGCTCGCCAAGAAGATGGGACTTGGCCAGCAGGCGCGGAAGCGGAAGTAA
- a CDS encoding DUF308 domain-containing protein has protein sequence MMVGLLVVGVGLVVAGLAAIGLGIPYKEFSVGGALITTGVTGVCTGAIVLALAAILRELQVIARRLEPGVAGARAEIPLASATSPRNTPEDPVFPPPREPKVAAPPSPVPPSASTAPPPWHDEIPPRGAPGVAPPPAPGGAPPEGEATPKRRNLLFSSSRKERERAQGRIAEPLTPDLLSPELRPDPAAAAEPASATFDDAWPKAERPRSVDVAPRRTPRPSTFGETQSAGTAPSSGHPPPPQEQPPVTVLKSGVVDGMAYSLYSDGSIEAQMPEGMMRFASIDELRSHLEQRP, from the coding sequence ATGATGGTTGGTCTGTTGGTCGTCGGCGTGGGCCTGGTTGTGGCGGGCTTGGCGGCGATCGGCTTGGGAATCCCCTACAAGGAATTCAGCGTCGGCGGCGCGTTGATCACGACCGGCGTGACCGGCGTCTGCACCGGCGCGATTGTGCTGGCGCTCGCCGCTATCCTTCGGGAACTCCAGGTCATCGCCAGGAGGCTTGAGCCTGGTGTGGCAGGCGCCCGGGCCGAGATTCCGCTAGCGTCTGCAACTTCCCCGCGCAATACCCCCGAGGATCCTGTCTTCCCGCCGCCGCGCGAGCCCAAGGTCGCCGCGCCTCCGTCTCCGGTCCCGCCATCCGCGTCAACGGCCCCTCCGCCCTGGCACGACGAAATCCCCCCGCGTGGCGCGCCGGGCGTGGCGCCGCCGCCCGCGCCGGGTGGAGCGCCCCCGGAGGGCGAAGCCACGCCCAAGCGGCGCAACCTGTTGTTTTCGTCCTCGCGGAAGGAACGCGAGCGGGCCCAGGGCCGTATAGCTGAGCCGCTGACGCCGGATCTGCTGTCGCCGGAGCTGCGTCCTGATCCGGCCGCAGCGGCCGAGCCCGCATCGGCAACGTTCGACGATGCCTGGCCGAAGGCCGAGCGCCCGCGGTCGGTCGATGTCGCGCCGCGGCGCACGCCCCGGCCATCGACCTTCGGCGAGACCCAGTCGGCCGGCACGGCGCCGTCATCAGGCCACCCACCGCCGCCCCAGGAGCAGCCGCCGGTGACCGTGCTCAAATCGGGCGTCGTCGACGGCATGGCCTATTCGCTCTATTCGGACGGATCGATCGAGGCGCAGATGCCGGAGGGCATGATGCGGTTTGCCTCGATCGACGAGCTCAGGTCGCATCTGGAGCAGCGGCCTTAA
- a CDS encoding ATP-binding protein, which yields MSSLSLIRDCLDALLHPSAQYDALTRARHRAFMAPRLLGSLAALASFPAFLAMRGAPTAIEVAAFAWLIAPILLSWFLSRTGRYEGAHVLSSLALAGLVMMIAASTGGIASFAAVWLVVIPIEAALSASRRVVAFAFALAMICAALLSVLGHYHVLPVVDPAVASNSTLVGFGVVSAIFYAAGLAFGAESLARTSVALLYVEEERYRLLAHNMSDVLSRHSRNGAVRFISPAVEIMLGVPASRLSGHGLFDRVHVADRPAYLTALSDAARGESRSVEFRVRRDGARGETAAEFIWVEMRCRALEQAAADAEVVAVIRDVTDRKVQEQALEQARHAAEQADASKTRFLATMSHELRTPLNAIIGFSEMIAQEDVLGLDAARRKEYAQLINDSGQHLLSVVNGILDMSKMESGNFEISPEPFAPRPALLNCCNLVALKARESGVDLVTRVPDDLPIVNGDSRAFKQIVLNLVSNAIKFTERGGKVTVSAGVEGSRLLLRVSDTGVGIAADDLKRIGDPFFQAGKTYQRRHEGTGLGLSIVKGLVGLHHGEMNVESKVGEGTIVSVALPLSFTPPAAVEPSSNVSTLKPALRSGLQEQTQQVKKSA from the coding sequence GTGAGTAGTTTGAGTCTGATCCGCGATTGTCTGGATGCGCTGCTGCATCCGTCGGCGCAATATGATGCGCTGACGCGTGCGCGCCACCGTGCCTTCATGGCGCCGCGGCTGCTCGGCAGTCTGGCGGCGCTGGCATCGTTCCCGGCCTTTCTGGCGATGCGCGGGGCGCCGACGGCGATCGAGGTCGCGGCCTTCGCTTGGCTGATCGCGCCGATCCTGCTGTCCTGGTTCCTGTCGCGCACCGGCCGCTATGAGGGCGCGCATGTGCTATCGTCGCTGGCGCTCGCCGGTCTCGTGATGATGATCGCGGCGTCAACCGGCGGCATCGCGTCGTTCGCGGCGGTGTGGCTCGTCGTGATTCCGATCGAGGCGGCGCTGTCGGCCTCGCGGCGCGTGGTGGCGTTTGCGTTCGCGCTGGCGATGATCTGCGCCGCGCTGCTCAGCGTGCTCGGCCATTATCACGTGCTGCCGGTGGTCGATCCTGCAGTTGCCTCGAATAGCACGCTGGTCGGCTTCGGCGTCGTGTCGGCGATCTTCTATGCGGCTGGGCTTGCCTTCGGCGCGGAGTCGCTGGCGCGCACCAGCGTGGCGCTGCTTTACGTCGAGGAAGAGCGCTACCGCCTGCTCGCCCATAACATGAGCGACGTGCTGTCGCGGCACAGCCGCAACGGCGCGGTGCGCTTCATTTCGCCCGCGGTCGAGATCATGCTCGGCGTGCCGGCCTCGCGGCTATCCGGCCACGGCCTGTTCGACCGCGTTCATGTCGCCGATCGTCCGGCCTATCTCACCGCGCTGTCGGACGCCGCGCGCGGCGAATCCCGCAGCGTCGAGTTCCGGGTGCGCCGCGACGGTGCGCGCGGCGAGACGGCCGCCGAATTCATCTGGGTCGAGATGCGCTGCCGGGCGCTCGAGCAGGCCGCCGCCGATGCCGAGGTGGTCGCCGTGATCCGCGACGTGACCGATCGCAAGGTGCAGGAGCAGGCGCTCGAACAGGCGCGCCATGCGGCCGAGCAGGCCGATGCGTCGAAGACGCGCTTCCTGGCCACCATGAGCCACGAGCTGCGGACCCCGCTCAACGCGATCATCGGCTTCTCCGAGATGATCGCGCAGGAGGATGTGCTCGGCCTCGACGCGGCCCGCCGCAAGGAATACGCGCAGCTCATCAACGACTCCGGCCAGCATCTGCTGTCGGTCGTCAACGGCATCCTCGACATGTCGAAGATGGAGTCCGGCAATTTCGAGATTTCGCCGGAGCCGTTTGCGCCGCGGCCGGCGCTGCTCAATTGCTGCAATCTGGTGGCGTTGAAGGCGCGCGAGAGCGGTGTCGACCTCGTCACCCGCGTGCCGGACGACCTGCCGATCGTGAACGGCGATTCGCGCGCGTTCAAGCAGATCGTTCTCAATCTGGTTTCCAACGCCATCAAGTTCACCGAGCGCGGCGGCAAGGTGACCGTGTCGGCCGGCGTCGAGGGATCGCGGCTCTTGCTGCGGGTCTCGGACACCGGCGTCGGCATCGCCGCCGACGACCTCAAGCGGATCGGCGATCCGTTCTTCCAGGCCGGCAAGACCTATCAGCGGCGCCACGAAGGCACCGGCCTTGGCCTTTCCATCGTCAAGGGGCTGGTCGGCCTGCACCATGGCGAGATGAATGTGGAGAGCAAGGTGGGCGAGGGCACCATCGTGTCGGTCGCGCTGCCGCTGTCGTTCACCCCGCCGGCCGCGGTCGAGCCGTCCAGCAATGTCTCGACCCTGAAGCCCGCGCTGCGGTCCGGACTGCAAGAGCAAACCCAACAGGTGAAGAAGAGTGCCTAG
- a CDS encoding DUF5330 domain-containing protein: MFFLLRLAFWLGLVLVLLPRDKTPEADKTPQISASDAVSAATATINDMGQFCKRQPSACEVGGQAATAIGQRATDGARKLYQIITDKKPPDHTGSIGKDDTDPGASRDTLTADDQMIEFRLPPMP, translated from the coding sequence ATGTTCTTCCTGCTGCGTTTGGCATTCTGGCTCGGGCTTGTGCTCGTGCTGCTGCCGAGAGACAAAACCCCTGAAGCGGACAAGACGCCGCAGATCAGCGCATCGGACGCGGTGTCGGCCGCGACGGCGACGATCAACGACATGGGTCAGTTCTGCAAGCGCCAGCCTTCCGCCTGCGAAGTCGGCGGCCAGGCCGCGACCGCGATCGGCCAGCGCGCGACCGATGGTGCGCGCAAGCTCTACCAGATCATCACCGACAAGAAGCCGCCCGACCACACCGGCTCGATCGGCAAGGACGATACCGACCCGGGCGCATCCCGCGACACGCTGACCGCGGACGATCAGATGATTGAATTTCGCCTGCCGCCGATGCCGTAA